In Archocentrus centrarchus isolate MPI-CPG fArcCen1 chromosome 1, fArcCen1, whole genome shotgun sequence, the following proteins share a genomic window:
- the LOC115787464 gene encoding uncharacterized protein LOC115787464, which yields MPLVHAYNCTRSDVTGFTPYELMFGRKPRLPVDLAYGLPLNKDQKVSHSQYVQNLKSRLEESYKLASRNAQKVADKNKARFDHRVTVSNLEPGDRVLVRNVRLRGKNKLADKWEADIHVVVRRAGDLPVYVVKPESKEGPSRTLHRDLLLPCGFLPVAIEETREPKSIRRPRTRQTANTEDTELEESNETDHEFFIPWVEESPCQRITRFTTVHEYSKPSPNMDILPEPSAGQDGSEENIEPEELEDHSLSDNLPDEDDPGTECGNLPSPNESVDEEPGTLPDKSPEEAGKELRDHPKNLPEGLQNDDPITTQPLRRSERNRQPPRRLDYQDLGNPLVTVVKSLFQGLSTAFTNSLNDRNGHYGIYMQRDVHDIQQGRV from the coding sequence ATGCCCTTAGTGCATGCATATAACTGCACGCGCAGTGATGTAACAGGGTTCACACCCTATGAACTAATGTTTGGTAGAAAGCCCAGACTACCAGTCGATCTTGCCTATGGACTTCCTTTGAACAAAGATCAGAAAGTGTCTCATTCCCAATATGTGCAAAATCTCAAATCTCGGCTAGAGGAAAGCTATAAGCTAGCATCAAGAAATGCACAAAAGGTTGCAGACAAGAACAAGGCCAGATTTGATCACAGAGTCACAGTTTCTAACCTTGAACCCGGAGATAGGGTTTTGGTTCGGAACGTGCGACTACGTGGCAAGAATAAACTTGCAGATAAATGGGAGGCAGATATACATGTTGTGGTCAGACGTGCAGGAGACCTACCAGTTTATGTTGTGAAACCAGAGTCAAAAGAAGGTCCCTCTCGCACACTACACAGAGATCTCTTGCTCCCATGTGGTTTCCTTCCTGTAGCAATTGAGGAGACACGTGAGCCCAAATCTATTCGTCGACCTCGGACTCGTCAAACTGCCAATACAGAGGATACTGAACTCGAGGAATCTAATGAAACCGACCATGAGTTTTTCATCCCATGGGTTGAGGAATCCCCATGTCAAAGGATCACTCGATTTACCACAGTACATGAGTATTCCAAACCGTCACCGAACATGGACATCTTACCTGAACCTTCTGCTGGACAGGATGGATCAGAGGAAAATATTGAACCTGAAGAACTTGAAGATCACTCGCTTTCAGACAACTTACCAGATGAAGACGATCCTGGAACTGAGTGTGGCAATCTGCCAAGCCCTAATGAATCTGTGGATGAGGAACCAGGTACCTTACCTGATAAATCTCCTGAGGAGGCAGGAAAGGAACTAAGAGACCATCCCAAAAACTTACCTGAAGGATTACAAAATGATGATCCTATTACAACTCAACCTTTGAGGAGGTCAGAGCGAAACAGACAACCTCCCAGAAGACTTGACTATCAGGATTTGGGAAATCCTCTAGTGACTGTTGTGAAATCTTTGTTTCAGGGATTGAGTACAGCTTTTACAAACTCCCTGAATGACAGAAATGGACACTATGGAATATACATGCAACGAGACGTGCATGATATTCAAcaggggagggtgtaa